A stretch of DNA from Channa argus isolate prfri chromosome 7, Channa argus male v1.0, whole genome shotgun sequence:
CCAGAAGGCGTAATTGGGAAACTGCTCCATCCCTTTGGCTCCAACAATGAGCCGCTGGTAAAGGAAACCTCCAACGAGGTAAACAGCCAGAAGACAGAACCCACTACAAGAAGATGATGAATgaccatttataattttatatgcTTTAATATTTAGGGTGGTCGTGACATATAAGACTTTGTTTACTCACATCATGAGTAATATAGAGCCGGGGCTCATCTTGGAGTCAAGAGCTGGACACACAGCACTGGAATCCAGCTCGATCAGGTAGAAACATTCTTTATCCttgtctctgtcctccagcACCACCTGCAGCTGGCCCTGAGAGTGAGATAAGAGCGAGACAGAcgaacaaaaaatgaaaaggcagCATGCTTACGAAATGAGAAAGATGCAAGAGTACATGACATACAGGACAATAGCAGCTGATAAAGGCGTGTCAAAAGTTGATCACAGAACTGATACATGGAGATTATTTATATCCATGAGCAATTTAGAGTAACCTATTATTCTGACTTTTATGTCTGTGAACTTTGGGAGGAAGTGGAAAACCCCACACATAAAAGCAAGGTCGCCACAGAACCTTCTTCACAGGAGGTGACATCGCTAACAACACAACAGAAGGTATGAGAACTGGGTCACTGCACTATCAACCTCTGTGCATGAATTCGGGCTTTTGATAGGTTTTAAAAATAAGAGGAAATTGACTTTGCTTGATAAATTTAAAGCGACACGCTGCCACCACCAacatagtggaattttttttttttttttaatctaaaaggccagtgaaatttaatttcagtttttatctaTGTTTCTTTTACCACGTCTGTGTTCCTGTTGCAAGAGATCATGATAATggctttcctcttttctccgGAGCAGTGGGCATCATATGAGTCACCATTTTCATACATCAACATCACCCAGTCACCTGAAAGGGcaggaaatgatcaaaacacaTACAACACTGATCTAAAGCCCTGGTTTAAAGGTTGATGTTTATGGACAGTATATAACCTGTTTAGTGCTTATTaagtttaatgttcattattttgattttcttaaaaacaactATTCTTCAACCTAAGATTACAGTTTTAGTATGTTTAGCTTTTcatcacatttacaaattaTTCATGTGACATTCTGTAAAGGTCAGCATAAATTAGGATGAACATCTTATATTTTGCAGACTTACTTCCTCCAAAGGCCTGCGTTGAATTATACATGCCAATCACGGTTGGTTTCTTTCCACTTTCCTTGTTGTTAGTTTGAATTACTCCAGCTCCTGGGACTCCCCCTGCATCCCCACACACCTGGAACACGTAAGTGTAACTCTCTTCTCCATTCTTTTCCTCAACTGTAAAGCTGtcaagataataaaaaatgcCAGTGAACAATCACCAACATGTATGACGAAAGTGGTGAAAAGCACAGCAGTGAAGTAAAAAGGACAGGGAAGTAAAATACTTCTTCATGCCTGAACATTTCACAATAATCAGTCATTTCTTACTTCTTATTAGTAAGGGGTTCTAGTCGATGAAGAGCTTTCTGCTGTGAATCCGACTTATGGTGAAGAGTACATCTACTGGTGTTGTCAGTGGCGTACACTCCACAGAGGACCAGCTGAACTGCCAGGGTCCACACTAGGAAGGGCCCTCCACTCAGACTGAGGAACATCTGGAACAGAAAGGCTACTCCATGAAAAGggcatttttaaagatttaatttttatttaccatttttaaacatttaaagttattCTTAAACATAATTAGTTTGCATTcctttaaaattaagtttttgtaATAGTTTCATCATTAAAACTGATGATTTACCGTTTTCCATTAATCTACCGCATATGCTGAACCAAACAATCAATGTAAATATGTCATCTTGGAGTGAAGTTACTGTTGTCAACTCTAGTGaaaataaatttccactgcAACTCTGATCTCTTTAATAAAATTtgactaatgtgtttttatacagtCACATGCAAAAGTAAGTACCCCCTCTTTAAAATACgtcttttgttaaaaacataataaaaataatttaattgtagCAGGTCTAAGTATTAGGCAAATACAGCCTCAGATAAACAGTGTGTAACTGAAGTGTGAGGCTTGTTCATCTGTTGTTAATGGGCAATACCCTCATGATTCAGTAGCTTGTAGATCCACATCCAGCAATACCATTAAGTAATCATTTGCTTTATGACTGGAGGATTTTCAGccccattcttctttacaacTTTGCTTCAGTTCATGAAGGTTTTGGGGCATTTGCATATGCACAGCACTATTAAGGTCCTGCCATTTTGACTAGGCCATTCCAAAACCGTGAGGAGTTGATTGTCTTAACCGTTCAGATGAGGTGTTTGTGCTGAAATGCGGTGTTTTCGCCAAACTTGGCATTAAGGCCAAACGACTCCCCCTTTGGCCTCATCTATCCACAGGACAGTTCCTGGCAACCCTTCCAAACAAACTGTACTTGTTCAGTCTTCTTCTAATTGTGCTTTTCGACTTTAACAATTAACATGTTCAGTGATTCCTGTAGGCTCTGAGatatagcattttttttcctttctctgagCACTGCATAGTCTGACCTTCAGATAAATGTGCTGTGACATCAACTCCTTGGAAGAAGGACAATGTTGTGATTGCTTTCCACTGGTGAATAAGCTTTCTCACCGTACAATCGTGAACTCCAAAATGTTCGAATTGCTTGTATAACCCTTTTCAGATTGATTTGCAGCTACATTTAAACTTGTCTTTCCCTCTTAgctttgtgttaacacacacctgaatgctCCAGACCAGCAAACTGCCAATACCTCTGCTTTTATAGATGTTTGTAGACCTGCTGATCATCAACTAATCACGTTCTGATGATTAGCAGCGCCTGGCTGCAACTTACTCTCTTAAACCCCATGGAAGCAGTAAGGGAGTACTTACtattgcccttttttttttttgacctaatgtttgttaaataaatgccctggtgaaaaaaaatgttgttactATCAgatgattatatttttacacacaaaatgaatagAATTAAAAGAGGGGGTACTAACCTTTGTACAAGTGTAAGATTTTTGCAACAATCCAATAGTCTCCTTTTTAACCCCAATGACCAGGTGGTTGAAACATTGTCCATATCAATAAATTATGCAATTAGCTTTTTGAAGCATAAGAAGAACctagattttattttagctcATTCAAACTTATGACAATCATAAAACTCAATTTACAAACAGAGAAAGGCAGCAAATCGTAACATTTGATCAGCTTGAACCAGTGAAAGTTGAGATTTATTTCTGGATGCATATTAGCTGCTGATCAAAGATAATATTTCAGCTCTTGCTATACTGGATGTCTCCTACCGGTTAGGGCTGCACCTAATGACTGTTTTCATAGTAAATCTGAAGTAGATTTTCTTTCTTAACTGAACAATCATTTTGTCTATGAGATGTTTTATTATATCCCAAACCCCAGGGTGATCAAATATTAAACAATCCttattaacaacaaaaacatacaatcttcacatttaaaaagctatttaaatgctaaaaatagaTTAATTTGAAAGACTGGTAAATTATTTACTATAAACAACCTATATAATGCAAATGCTTCCTGGAGGGAAACTGCCTAGTTTTTTGTGTAAAACCAAGAGTAACAGAACCGTACTAATCACGTCATGATAACGtcaaggtttttaaaatatagttttcatttaaaatacagtaggtACATGCAAAATGTCTCTAGCTCTTTATATGAGGCACTAAGTTCTCCAGGAGAAACTGctaaaaaaagtcacaaaaatgcGTAAACGAGTAAACATTttgcttatatatatatatatatatatatatatatacataattcTAAATATCATGTACCTACCTTTATGACTTGTTCTTATTTATTAGTTGTAGTTTAACATACAAGATgacatatgtttaaaaatgtgtccagtTGATGGTGAGCTTCCTCAAGCCAACGTTGCTTCCTGGTTGACTTTATCAGCAGTGTAGCGTCGGTTTGATTTATAGATTAAATAAAGTAGATATGCAAGTGGTCGGGGTTTTAAACGTTGTCTTCTGCACGATTTCCCCCGGTCTGGACActaaaccatttttatttcacaacGTGTGAGGATAATATCCAGGTTGCTAACAGGCTACAGACTGTAGTGGAGTGCGGAAGTGAAACTACAGACACTCACGCTCACATGTGACCGTGCAAATGAGGCGCCGCAGTCCTCGCACCCTCATCAGCTGACCTGGGAGCTACAGTGTGGTAGAAAACTAAAGAGAAGGGGGGAAATTGTTTTTGCCACAGGATCTAACTGCCCACCAAATGGCATTTTTTCTCTTGgtaataaatgcacattaaacgAAACTACCAAATGACCTTGGATTTGCCTTCATGGATATTTTGATCAGATGGTGGCACACGAATAAATAGTGTAAGAAGTCACACTTCACCACTGATGATGTCAATGATTCACTAGAGGGaaaatcacacagcaaaatacgcactgcaaaatataaaaagaattcTGTATTACTCTAAAGCTCTCGTTATGTTTTGATCAAACTCTTTGGTGACCTATTGCAAATTCTACAACtctaaacattttgtgaaataagTTATTGTTTTATAGTCATTTTTGATGCTGTTTAATTGTGTTAAGTTTTACTGAATATGTCATGTCACACAATATTTTGATCCCATCTTAGAAATGAGGTAACCATAGTAATTTTAAATAGCCTATGTATTAGTACCAGTTTATTCactgtttcatttttcattaaagTGATTTCAGTAATTCAGCATTTTTAAGCTAAAACACATGGCCACACACAAAGTTCCTTCTCGATACAATAGTCAGTACTCCAGCTGTCACCAAGAATGTGAGAACAAGTCAACTTTTAACCTGTTTAGTGTTTGATCAAACGCAAACAATGCCCCATTCGTCTGCTTGTAACAAAATTTGCACACTCCTAAAAGAACAGTTTAAAATGATAAGATTAAAGATGATCAACTCTGACACAGTAGcttatgtgtctttttgtttgttgatcCTGTTTGGTTGAAACTGTTGAGATTGAAATATACATCCTAACCTAACTTGCTATCATTGTTAGGTTCTTAACTAGAGGTCAGGCCAGAGGGAGGGCCGGGCATGGAAGAGGCCCCCTCAGAAATTCAATTGGCCATCCTTAGTTCCCCCCCCTACAAAAGTAAGAAGATGGCAGGTAGTTGGTTTGTGATTAAAACCGGATGTATACTCAAGCGTAAATTagggttaaataaaataaattataataaataatagtatCGGCATTAACTGCAGCTCCATAATTTTCCAGAAAAGGGTGTCATATACAGTGTGAAACACTAACCATTTCCCCAGCAGTATTTAGGACTGACAAACACATTGTCTGATTTCTCTGAAAGTTGAAAGAATCAGAATTTAGATtaattctttaaatattttgtggcAAACCCATTCTGAAATTCACTGAACACTCTTACTAAACTCTCCCTGCTTTCTGCTGgtttttacttgtatttgttGTAATGTTACAACTAAATCTAAAGAGGTGGACAAAGATTAGGAGACACCTCTTTCTATGACACAATACAGTTCAATAGCATGACAAACTATagtgtttaaaataacaattaactTGATCAAAAGGACTTTATCATAGGATTCTTGGTAAATGTAGGTAACTGAGTTAGAGAAAGCAATGTCAAGCCTGAGTGATGTTAATCATGTGCAACAAAACAAGGAAACCAGTCTGAAGACAGCATAGCTCGGTCTTAGTAatgatatatttaatatatatatatattatatatttaatttagcaGATGATATAGTGTTGTGGTGCTTCAAGTCAGAAATTTCATGCCACCTTAGTACTCAATCAACATATTAATGAAGTCATTGTTGAAGAAATAATTAACTAACCACTCTTGTCACACGCCTCACTTTGTTCTCTTCCCTGTGATTGTTTTATCAAAagaatctgtttgtgtttttgtctgagaATGAGGGGAAGTTTTAATAGGCCAGTGATCTCTTCTGTACTCCTATACATTCACTCAATTGTCCCTCTTTACATCCCCTCcccccattcttctttgcagccCTTACCTTACCTGGCCGTGTATTGTGCAGACACACCCGGCTACTTCATATCAGCCAATCACTGCTCCAAGAAAGACACACCAAGGAGGTGTACTTCCTGTGTTTCGTGTGAGTGGAATGGGGCAGGAGAGCAAGAACAGGGACTTGTCTTCTTTCTTATTTGCCACAGGGGGTCCATACAGGGATCACGTCAGAGGTACTTCAGTGGGAAATTGGACTAGTGGACagactgtgttttgtttgatttgtagAGGGTCTCTATGTTCAACAACAGCGACCGAGaggacaagagagagagagaagtagGAGGAGGGGAGAGATAAGTGTCAATCTGTTGAAACTTGTTTGGGAATTTAAAGAAGGAGGGGAAGGTGGGGAGGGACTGAAAGGAGGCAGCAAGAGGGAAAAGCAGGCAGAGATCAACCGTAAACAGTTTTCCATAAGAGTtgaagttaaaaagaaaagagacattTCAGAGTTCTTTGTTAAAAAGTAGgatgtttgtcattttacctCGACTATGGGAACGCATGGAATGAATTCTTATGTGTTGTGCAATCCCATGCTTTTGAGCTGAGCTGGATTGGAGGGGGGAACTGGATCTTCCCAGGATACCACATTCAGGTAAGACTCAACTATTTTTTAGTGGGCTTCAGATGCCCGCAGATTGATTGTGGTTTAACCACAACTTTGGATCTGGTGTAGTTTACATGTTACATGCCATGTGTATGTGTCACAGGCTATGCTTTCTAAGAGATGTCTTGTGGTATGCTGTGGCTTGCAGGTCTGTGCTGCAACTGTAGAAGTGTTATACCTTATCTCAGGGCTGCATCTTTATTTTCCAGCAAATTTCTATGCAACCAGATGTAGACTTAAAGCACTGCATGGCTCCTAGTTCAGAAGGAGAAGTGCATATATTTAGTATATCTGGTAAAATAACAGAACAATAGATTGAACACACAACTAGATTGTTTCAGATGTAGCAGCTACATGAATGGATTTACAGTAGTTTTCATATGTGCCAGTAAAAGTTTGTAGATCCTGCCTAAATTTGACCTGTGTATCAACGATTTGTCTCTGAAAGTGTCTTGACACAAAATTGATCTGTGCTACTCTGTTTTAGGTTGTCCAAATTGTGGTACTATGGGGACCAAAAGACCCAGCTGCACCCTGTTTGACACTGTATCTAACATAAACATGTCTGACCGCAAACTTCAGCCAGGTGGAAAAATCTCCCGGGATCCAAGTCCCAGACCAGCAATGCCTGCCCAGTCAGCACGAGAAAGAGACGGCAACAGAGAGGATGACTGGAGAAGGGAAAGACACATGGAGAAAATGAGAGACAAAGCAAGATACAATGATATGGACTCACAGGAGAGATACTATGAAAGAGATAGAGCTGCTGCACCTaggtggagagagggagaaggagcgtggacggagagagagagaagacaagaaaatgaaaatggcagaaaattGAAGGCACTGTTGAAATTAAAGGACattgagagagaaacagaagggGGTATGAAAAAAGGTGATACATTTCCTAGAATGACAAAAAATTACCCTGATCATGGGAGAAGAAAGATGTCCACTGCCACAACAGATGAAGAACTAGgggaaaggagaaagagagaatggCAGAGACGAACTGAGACAggtgacagagaaagagagagagaattgcAGAAAGAGAGGTAcagagatagagaaagagatgaaataCACCGCAGGGCAAAGGAAGAAGGACAAAAGACTGCAAGAAGACCCGTAGAAGACAGGGAAAGATATCAGGAGTCTGATGCTAGAGATGCTAGAGATGTGGGGGATTGTTGGGACCAGAGAGATAGATATGCAgctagaaacagaaaaaatccAAGGCCTAACATGGGAGAGAGGCAGGGCAGGACACCCTCCCCACatagacaaagagacagagagatggatgcAGATGGGAGGGAGAGAGTAAAGGCACAGAAGAAAGGGGGAAGGAGGGACACGAGGAGTGAAGGAGACAATGACGAGAGAGAATTaagaagggaaagagagagagaccatgAGAGGGAATACAGCAGAAGTGAGGATGACAACAAGGGCAAAAGAGTACGGGAGAGAGATTGCGATAGACAAAGATACAAGGAAGATGAGTGGATgagatacagagaaagagaaggggacagatccaggaggaggggggtggaAAATGATAGGGAGCGATATAGAGATGTTGGGAAGGGAGCAGCAAATGAGGTAGACAGTGAGGGAGACAAATTGAGAGAAAGTGGGGGAGACTTAAGGGATGACAGAGCATGGCCAAAAGATAGGGGATACGATGACAGATACAAACAAAGGAAATACggggaaagaaaggaaagagagagtgatCCTAGTTGGGATGATACAGCAGAGAGAAGCAGTCGCTCCCAAAACGAGACAGCTTTTAGAGTGCCACCACGAGCCAAGAGCAGTGGAGAGTGGACCAGCGACATGGACAGTGAGACAAGATACAGAAGACACAGAGACAGTAATGAAGAGAGGGAACCAGGAAGGGAGGGCAGTACTGACAATGAAAAAGATGTAGACGGAAAGAGGGAACCAGAGAGAGCCCCTATAAGTCAAAGGAAGCATAAAAGAAGTGACAGGCATGAGAGCAGGACAGGAGAAATGACAGGCAGCGTGCCAGGGCAGAGGAGGATGTGGTTAGAGCCACAGTGGGGTAAAAATAGTAAAGAAGGATTTTTAGACATGGAGACGCACActagacacagagaaagaatgagaggagaggagaggaaaatggAGTCACAGGAGAAGTGGGTAAGAGAGGGGTGGAGAGTAAAAGAGGATCCAGATGACAAGCACTTGAACCAAAGCAGCTATAGAGGAATACATGGGGGGAGAAATGAGTACAGGGGCGACATTGAGGGTGAGACAGGGGGTGTAAGTGTAGATGGGGAGGACCTGGGGGAGGACCTGGGGGAGGGCTGGAGAGAGACAGACGACAATGGGAAGGAATATCTGTCGGACAGCAACAGAGGGACAGAAGGGTGCTGGCAGAGAGATGCAGAGGGAGAGAACATGACAGATAATACcgaggagggagaaaaagaggaagagggtgGGAGCAATTGTTTGGTGAAAAGAGGAAGTGAGACAGGGTGGAAGGAAGAAAGAATGCTTTCAGGAGAAGACTTTGTAACTGTGTCCAGCGGTGGagacgaagaagaagatgaggagtTTCAGGACTGTCAGGAGTCCTGGGAAGGTGGAGTTACATGTGATGGCACCTCACCTCTTGAATGCAAAGAGTTTGTGGGAGATGAGGAGAGGGAAGAGGAATGGACAGTGTGGAAGGAGAGGAAAGTTGATGAGGAAGAGAAGGGGAGGGAAAAGCAGCCAAAGTATGTCTTCTGTGTGATTGGGCAAACTTTGCCTCTGTCACAACCTGATGGTATGTCATCCTCACCAGTTATTCAGATTGGATGTGTTGAAAGAGACGACCCAGAATTAGAAAAGGCTCGTCATTGTAGTGATGACGACACACAGCAACCAAAGGAAGACCTATGTCCAACACTGAGTGGAAATGATGAATACTTGATTATCAACAACCAGGACAAAGAAGCTGAGAGTGAGCACAACACAACAGGGGAGGAGAGTAAAACCACAGGAGAAACAACTGAAACTGATAGAAGATACAGGACCTCGCCAGTGCTTCAAATTACAGAGCCTGTAGAGAAAACCAAGAGGAAAGTGGACCCTTTGTGTGCGGCAAGGAGACAACTTAAAACAGACTCACAAACTGAAAGACTCCTGGTACATTGGAGGgagaaaaatgaagaacaagCAGTAGAACAAAGTTCTCCAGTGCCCAGTAAAACTTATGCTGATGTTTGTTCTGAGGGGAATTTTGAACAAATATTGGAGAGGATAAACACTGGAGTCCAGAGGAgtccagaggaggaggaggatgccATTCGGATACGAATGAGCAAGGCATGGACCATGTCTGAGGAGCCTAAGCGGCATTCCCAAGCTCCCCACCTTAAATGGGCCAAAAATGTGGTTTCCAACATCTTGGGACATTCAGAGGAAGATAGTGTGGATGAACAGTCCCAAGATGAAGAGCTGAAGGAGACTGAGGCAGCTATCAAGCTTGACAAACAGCAGGAAGAGGTTGCACAAGGGAATAGAGAGATTCCTTTTGTCACATTGACAACGATTGACCAGGACTCAGAGccagagctggaggaggaagatCCATTGGAGGGATTGAGAGGTATGAGGCAGAGTCAGGGTGACATGCATACTGACAAAGTCACATCTATGCATGAcgacacacctacacacactcatactgaCACACTGTTAGGAAAGGAGGATCACAGAATGGACCAAGAGACTGAGCCATGCCGTCGTATTTCCTTAGAAAAGGCAGATTTAGAAGTGATAATAACTCATGAGACAAGTAATGAGGTTGTATTATCAGAAGTGGAAAACAAAGAATTcagacagaaagaaactgaGATGTATTTATCTGTAGGCAACACATTATACAAGCCCAACAGCTGTCCCATTCTTAATTATGAAACGACTTCGGAGCTCCTCATCCCTTCGAGAGACGGACAGAGCCAGGAGGTGGAATACAGAATGGATGAAAGTGAAGAAGATGTACAGGGAGAGGAGGCTGAAAGGTGGGGTACCACAGTGGAGGTGGGAAAAACAAGAGCAGGAGAGACAATTGACAGGGATAACAATGAGGAAGAGATGGTGGCAGAGAGCAACATAGAAGTAGGGACTCTGAAAGGCACCAGAAGTTTCCAAGATTTGGGTCCTGAGGCTCGAATACAAAGAAGGGGAATCCGTAAAAGCAAAGCTGGGAGGCCTGAAGAAGAGGACGGTGCTGGACGGGATCGCAGAACCAGAATATTCTCTACAACAGGTAAAGAAAGAAGATGGAGGACGGAAACACTGCTCATTTGCTCCATTCATATTTcaaaattgtcattttaatcatttaatcagGTTGACGTTTTTTCAGACCAGGTCAAGCAAACAGCCCCTaaatgaatttgtgtgtttttcttttttccttctagTCACATCCTCTGTATTGAGTCTTTGCATTACTGTGTTGTTACGTCAACTACAGAATAGAAGATCTAAAAGGCTGATATCTGATTGTAGACACTAGACAATTTCCCTGGTCTGAAGAaactattttacttttaacatgCGTCATGGTGTTGTGGTTACAGGTAGTGGGTGGAGATAAGTAGAGGTGGAGAAAGCAAGGGAAAACCTGAAGGGCTTGGTTTGGTCCTGCTTTGAGACATAAAATGTGAAGCATGAGTTTTACAAACACATCAGTCTCTCCTTTAACTCTTATTGTAGCAGGGTTAAGTTAACTAACCAAAACCCTGCTacgtatttatttatgtttgttttcataggTTTCATTTCTGTTGTCGCTGACAATAGTAGTTATTTTGTTTGGGTGTTTTGAACTCAGAGGTATGTTGCTCTATAGCGTCAAGACAAATGGATTCTTTTTTATTccagatgatgaggatgatatGTCCAAAAGCTGGGCAGGACCGGAGCTGAGGTGAGTGAAATAAGCTCATGTAACATTGTCAAATCTTGTGTATGTAATGTAGTTTTCCTGCACATTATAAACTTCCcgaatacattttacattagatgttttttttgttataaattaattgtttttctcctctctctctctctctctctgcacagTAGGAATATTTTAAGCACACTTgtaagaaggaaaagaaattcAAAGTTTTTCAGTGAGTATGACTGTtccatgtctttttcttttacttttagatTATGAACATTTCAAAGGACAAGCACATCAACTAGTGGCTGTTTTTAACTATTTGCCTTGTTAAATCAattacttgtgtttttaatatatctTTAGATTGGTAATTAGAAAATGCTGTTTAGGCAGGAGTGACATGCTTTCAGATAATATCGGCTTAGTCTGTAGGAACAGTATGACACAGTTGAGCATTTCCCTTCAGTGTGAGTCATGTGTGAATGCTGCCTGAATGTTTTGCCGTACACACAACACGCTGGTTTGAATACACAAATGAAAGAATATCTGTGTGCAGCTTACTGTTGGCGTGCACCATTTCaaatgatgttttaaaacaaccaaaagtgGCAGCGGTTCTCTTGACCTATGATTCACATGGATTTTGCAAGAAATGGGGCTGGACTCTGGTTGTACGTGTATGTCTGTACAGGCCATAGACAGGTTTCTGCATGCTTTTATATTTCCCAGcttcagggaaaaaaacagctgccACTCCGACTTTGCATACAGACAAGTATGTGTAAAAGGAATTTCAAATGCAAACAACTCTAGTTGGCTAACACTGTTCATCTTCTTACTTCTGCCTTCTGTATTTTCAACcctcattttccttttctccctcttctctGTGTATCTGTCTTTCTTGCCCCGTCTCTCATATCCTCTGTTTTTCCCAGAGGGTGCCCAGCTCTACCAGCAGTACAACGAGGCAGCACAGAACTTGGAGATCCTAAGTCAGTCAGGCTCTGATGCCCACCCTCTAGCTGATGATACACACTTTCCTGCACCTTCACCACCTCCTGCCCGAAGACCCCTTCCTCCTTTGCCTTCTATACTGCACCCCCACTCCTTGATCCACACAGGCTCTTACACCAGTGTCAAAAGCTTGCCTGTCCCTGAGCCACCCAGGAGTGAAGGCAGGCCTCCATCTCCACGTCTATCTGTCTCACTCTCACAGGTGTCCACACTGTGGCGGGACTTGCCGGGGGTCAGGGACAGTGGTGAGCTGGAGGAGCTCACAGAGGACCAGAGACGACTGCAGGAGGTAACAcgtaaaaaaatgtatatgataGCATTCAGTTCCTTATAAAGCATGAAGGAGCTTGCCCCCGATTCCCTCGAATCATAATAAGCTGTGAAGGTTGTCCGGGCAACTTTCCCACGAATGAAGAGCATACCATCACACCAAGTCATTTCCACCTAGCATCTTTTTTATTGTATCTGAATGAAACATGCTAATCAGTTTCCGTTCAAAATGTTCCTGCTTGCTTCGTCAGAAAGTGAATTGCATTGCATGAAAACATGTCACTCTATCTTTCATCTACCTGGACACTTTACCtttgtaataaatatgaaagcatttttttaaaggtttttaaaatgcattccACATTTCATTCTAGTTTTAATGATTTACTTCCCTGTGcttattttactgcttttaagTGACAAGGCTGTTTTGGGATTCTTATTTACTCTCACATGATAGTGACTTTTGGGAAATGTCGCATGAATCAGCTTTTAACTGTTATTACCTCAGATCTCAAAACATTCAGACTTGCCACATTACAGAATAACCCTCCCATGAATCCAGCTCTTATTGGCAGGAGAGTGTCTGTTGCTGGAAGATGTAATTGCATGAACTTG
This window harbors:
- the arhgef5 gene encoding trichohyalin isoform X4 — translated: MGTKRPSCTLFDTVSNINMSDRKLQPGGKISRDPSPRPAMPAQSARERDGNREDDWRRERHMEKMRDKARYNDMDSQERYYERDRAAAPRWREGEGAWTERERRQENENGRKLKALLKLKDIERETEGGMKKGDTFPRMTKNYPDHGRRKMSTATTDEELGERRKREWQRRTETGDRERERELQKERYRDRERDEIHRRAKEEGQKTARRPVEDRERYQESDARDARDVGDCWDQRDRYAARNRKNPRPNMGERQGRTPSPHRQRDREMDADGRERVKAQKKGGRRDTRSEGDNDERELRRERERDHEREYSRSEDDNKGKRVRERDCDRQRYKEDEWMRYREREGDRSRRRGVENDRERYRDVGKGAANEVDSEGDKLRESGGDLRDDRAWPKDRGYDDRYKQRKYGERKERESDPSWDDTAERSSRSQNETAFRVPPRAKSSGEWTSDMDSETRYRRHRDSNEEREPGREGSTDNEKDVDGKREPERAPISQRKHKRSDRHESRTGEMTGSVPGQRRMWLEPQWGKNSKEGFLDMETHTRHRERMRGEERKMESQEKWVREGWRVKEDPDDKHLNQSSYRGIHGGRNEYRGDIEGETGGVSVDGEDLGEDLGEGWRETDDNGKEYLSDSNRGTEGCWQRDAEGENMTDNTEEGEKEEEGGSNCLVKRGSETGWKEERMLSGEDFVTVSSGGDEEEDEEFQDCQESWEGGVTCDGTSPLECKEFVGDEEREEEWTVWKERKVDEEEKGREKQPKYVFCVIGQTLPLSQPDGMSSSPVIQIGCVERDDPELEKARHCSDDDTQQPKEDLCPTLSGNDEYLIINNQDKEAESEHNTTGEESKTTGETTETDRRYRTSPVLQITEPVEKTKRKVDPLCAARRQLKTDSQTERLLVHWREKNEEQAVEQSSPVPSKTYADVCSEGNFEQILERINTGVQRSPEEEEDAIRIRMSKAWTMSEEPKRHSQAPHLKWAKNVVSNILGHSEEDSVDEQSQDEELKETEAAIKLDKQQEEVAQGNREIPFVTLTTIDQDSEPELEEEDPLEGLRDDEDDMSKSWAGPELSRNILSTLVRRKRNSKFFKGAQLYQQYNEAAQNLEILSQSGSDAHPLADDTHFPAPSPPPARRPLPPLPSILHPHSLIHTGSYTSVKSLPVPEPPRSEGRPPSPRLSVSLSQVSTLWRDLPGVRDSGELEELTEDQRRLQEVQFEVVTSEAAYCKSLDIVVEHFVKSKQLGALLTNQDRNWLFSRLADVRAISHSFLSKLEERVETDIMSFTVCDIIAQHCPRFRKVYVPYLTNQSYQDATYQRLMNENPGFKRTVEKLERNPVCERLPFRSFLVLPFQRITRIKLLVQNIVKRTTPGTIQATQAIKTLKLLEKLIQESNDSISQMKNIESLVSLNAKVDFECKTLPLVSQSRRLLREGPVTELIDFSIKDTERNAYLHLFNDFLLISLQKEGGRFIVVDHSPVSYLRVENCRVKLHTLHKNLFRLHMAHRSLLLRTDTLSDKLRWISALSRPHPEVDFSAAQDFPQMQCIRAFVAQQPDELSLDKADIILVHQKSSDHWVEGTRLLDCHRGWVPETHLETISNPRVRQRNLSDALKLTTATAAV